One window from the genome of Halodesulfovibrio sp. MK-HDV encodes:
- a CDS encoding M23 family metallopeptidase: MIRRVVLLICFVLLSAVPALGALRIDLPESAMNGRAFLVTVHADAQAPVKVTWGDKNISISVVKTDNEYKGVALVSLPRDFAKKTLQISAVEETPAGVNTVSRTIPVEHKKYREQHLKVDRKYVELSKKSLDRHYAERATVRSMMESLAAERMWDADFLRPIPGGISSEFGVQRFFNGKPRQPHSGIDLRGKKGTPIKACADGMVRIAIPHFFSGQSIYIDHGQGVVSMYFHMSKVLVREGETVKKGQVIGKVGATGRVTGPHLHFGLNVSGVAVDPIPLFSEKK, encoded by the coding sequence ATGATTCGTCGTGTTGTTTTATTGATCTGTTTTGTTCTGCTCAGTGCTGTTCCGGCATTGGGGGCACTCCGCATTGATTTACCAGAAAGTGCTATGAACGGCAGGGCATTTCTTGTCACAGTGCATGCAGATGCCCAAGCCCCTGTTAAGGTAACGTGGGGCGATAAAAATATTTCTATCTCTGTCGTAAAAACTGACAACGAGTATAAGGGCGTAGCCTTGGTATCGCTCCCTCGTGATTTTGCGAAGAAGACGCTCCAAATTTCTGCTGTGGAAGAAACTCCGGCGGGTGTTAATACTGTCTCCCGTACTATTCCGGTAGAACACAAAAAATACCGTGAGCAGCATCTTAAAGTAGACAGAAAATATGTTGAGTTGAGCAAGAAGAGTTTGGATAGACATTACGCAGAGCGGGCAACGGTTCGAAGCATGATGGAATCCCTTGCTGCTGAGCGTATGTGGGATGCTGATTTTCTTCGTCCTATCCCCGGTGGTATAAGCAGTGAGTTTGGTGTTCAACGCTTTTTTAATGGTAAACCGCGTCAGCCGCATAGCGGTATTGATTTGCGTGGAAAAAAGGGAACACCGATTAAGGCATGTGCAGACGGCATGGTGCGCATTGCTATCCCGCATTTTTTTTCCGGCCAATCTATTTATATTGATCACGGGCAGGGCGTTGTGAGCATGTACTTTCACATGTCAAAAGTGCTTGTGCGTGAAGGCGAAACTGTTAAAAAAGGGCAGGTCATCGGTAAGGTTGGAGCAACTGGCCGTGTAACAGGACCGCATCTGCATTTTGGATTGAATGTTTCAGGTGTGGCTGTTGACCCGATTCCGCTTTTCTCAGAAAAGAAATAA
- the xseB gene encoding exodeoxyribonuclease VII small subunit, which yields MAVKKKNFETQLKRLQAIVDSLENGELALEKSVALYKEGMTLSKECRTQLENARNEIRLFTEEGEAPFEEETTVATIAD from the coding sequence ATGGCAGTAAAAAAGAAAAATTTTGAAACGCAGTTAAAGCGACTTCAGGCCATTGTTGATTCTTTAGAAAATGGTGAACTTGCTTTGGAAAAAAGCGTAGCATTGTATAAGGAAGGCATGACGCTTTCTAAAGAATGTCGTACGCAACTTGAGAATGCCCGTAATGAAATCCGCCTTTTCACAGAAGAAGGCGAAGCTCCGTTTGAAGAAGAAACAACCGTTGCAACCATAGCAGACTAG
- a CDS encoding proline--tRNA ligase: MRWSRFYIPTLKEAPADAEVVSHKLLTRAGMIRKLTSGIYTYMPLGLRSITKAAAIVREEMDKAGGNEVSMPMVQPADLWQESGRWDFYGKELLRLRDRHNREYCLGPTHEEVITDIVRGEVRSYRQLPMNLYQIQTKFRDEVRPRFGLMRGREFIMKDAYSFDKDQEGLDESYDAMYAAYNAIFTRMGLEYRPVEADSGSIGGSFSHEFMVLAETGEDTIVVCDSCSYAANVERAEILCSGEECEALETPMEEISTPNAHTIEEVSNFLNVPATAFIKTLLFDADGEPVVALVRGDRELNDVKLKNLIQADTLEMATPEQVREWTDAPVGFAGPVKLNVKRIYADNELRLATDWVVGANKADAHLKHVCLKRDVELTGYADLRVITENDVCPKCGKEIALTKGIEVGHVFKLGTKYSETLGCTFLDENGKDKVMLMGCYGIGVSRVVASCIEQNHDENGICFPPPLAPFEALVVNLDIKSDEVNDKVDEIYTFLKEQGLDVLVDDRKERPGVKFKDADLIGIPMQIVVGGRGLKNGILEAKDRRTGEKTELPVEGFAEAFKEWKEKVYAGWNIA, from the coding sequence TCCTACGCTTAAGGAAGCACCTGCTGACGCTGAAGTTGTCAGTCATAAGCTGCTTACCCGTGCGGGTATGATCCGTAAACTTACATCCGGTATCTATACATACATGCCGCTTGGTTTACGTTCCATCACTAAGGCTGCTGCTATTGTCCGTGAAGAAATGGACAAAGCTGGCGGTAACGAAGTGAGTATGCCAATGGTGCAGCCTGCCGATTTGTGGCAGGAATCTGGACGCTGGGACTTTTATGGCAAAGAATTACTTCGTCTGAGAGACCGTCACAACCGTGAATACTGTCTTGGACCAACACACGAAGAAGTTATTACTGATATCGTGCGTGGCGAAGTACGTTCATACCGTCAGCTGCCTATGAATCTGTACCAGATTCAGACTAAATTCCGCGATGAGGTTCGTCCTCGTTTCGGTCTTATGCGTGGCCGTGAGTTCATCATGAAAGATGCTTATTCTTTCGATAAAGACCAAGAAGGTCTGGATGAAAGCTACGATGCCATGTACGCAGCGTACAACGCTATTTTCACCCGTATGGGACTTGAGTACCGTCCGGTTGAAGCAGACAGCGGCTCCATCGGCGGCAGTTTCTCTCACGAATTTATGGTGCTTGCAGAAACAGGCGAAGATACTATTGTAGTATGTGACTCTTGTTCTTATGCAGCAAACGTAGAACGTGCAGAAATTCTGTGCTCTGGTGAAGAGTGCGAAGCACTCGAGACTCCTATGGAAGAGATTTCTACCCCGAACGCACATACGATTGAAGAAGTTTCAAACTTCCTTAATGTACCTGCAACTGCATTCATCAAGACTCTTCTTTTTGATGCAGACGGTGAACCTGTTGTTGCGCTTGTTCGTGGTGACAGAGAGCTTAACGATGTTAAACTCAAAAACCTGATTCAGGCAGATACTCTTGAGATGGCAACTCCAGAGCAGGTTCGTGAATGGACCGATGCTCCAGTTGGTTTCGCAGGTCCTGTGAAACTAAACGTAAAACGTATCTACGCAGATAATGAATTACGTTTGGCTACTGATTGGGTTGTTGGTGCAAACAAAGCGGATGCACACCTCAAACATGTTTGTCTGAAGCGTGATGTTGAGCTTACCGGTTACGCAGACCTTCGCGTTATTACCGAAAACGACGTATGTCCTAAGTGTGGCAAAGAAATTGCCCTTACTAAAGGCATCGAAGTTGGTCACGTATTTAAGCTTGGTACCAAATACTCTGAAACTCTTGGCTGTACTTTCCTTGATGAGAACGGCAAAGATAAAGTTATGCTCATGGGCTGTTACGGCATCGGTGTTTCCCGTGTTGTTGCTTCCTGTATTGAGCAGAACCATGACGAAAACGGTATATGCTTCCCGCCTCCGCTTGCTCCTTTCGAAGCACTTGTTGTAAACCTCGACATTAAGAGTGACGAAGTGAACGACAAGGTAGATGAAATCTACACATTCCTGAAAGAGCAGGGTCTCGACGTACTCGTTGATGACCGTAAAGAGCGTCCAGGCGTTAAGTTTAAAGATGCTGACCTCATCGGTATTCCAATGCAGATTGTAGTTGGTGGCCGTGGTCTTAAAAATGGCATCCTAGAAGCTAAAGATCGTCGCACCGGTGAAAAAACCGAACTTCCTGTTGAAGGCTTCGCAGAAGCTTTCAAAGAATGGAAAGAGAAAGTATACGCAGGGTGGAACATCGCTTAG
- a CDS encoding polyprenyl synthetase family protein — translation MMSVQEFKSVLKTEAASVENYLSTCLHNRNIPQRLLDSMEYSLLAGGKRLRPVLCIAVAAMFGAKKEQVMSFASAIECIHSYSLVHDDLPAMDDDDLRRGKPSNHKAFDEATAILAGDGLLTEAFVLMTETVKNIPAASVLAALNTMATAAGSGGMVGGQQLDMDFTGRDDVSLEELQTMHAMKTGALIRCSCESGAILGGASTEDLDRIRTYGANIGAAFQIVDDILDETGTEEELGKPVGSDIEQGKNTYPSMLGIDKSRELAQALTDDAVAQIAVYDGAEAQFLRRLAQYIVDRVT, via the coding sequence ATGATGAGTGTGCAGGAGTTTAAATCCGTGCTGAAGACTGAGGCTGCTTCTGTTGAAAACTACCTTTCGACCTGTCTGCACAATAGAAATATTCCACAGCGATTACTGGATTCTATGGAGTACAGCTTACTTGCTGGTGGCAAGCGGTTGCGTCCCGTGCTGTGTATTGCTGTTGCGGCTATGTTTGGCGCAAAGAAAGAGCAGGTTATGTCGTTTGCTTCCGCCATTGAGTGCATCCATTCTTACTCGCTTGTACACGATGATCTGCCAGCAATGGACGACGATGATTTGCGTCGTGGTAAGCCGTCCAACCATAAAGCTTTCGACGAAGCTACAGCGATTCTTGCTGGCGACGGGCTGTTAACAGAAGCTTTTGTTCTGATGACAGAAACAGTGAAGAATATTCCAGCTGCTTCCGTTTTGGCTGCTCTGAACACTATGGCTACTGCGGCTGGTTCCGGCGGTATGGTCGGTGGACAGCAGCTCGATATGGATTTTACTGGCCGTGATGATGTTTCGCTTGAAGAATTGCAGACAATGCACGCAATGAAAACTGGTGCCCTGATTCGATGCTCTTGTGAGAGCGGTGCGATTTTGGGTGGTGCCAGCACAGAAGATCTGGATCGCATTCGTACTTACGGCGCAAACATTGGTGCAGCGTTTCAGATTGTAGATGATATTTTAGACGAAACCGGAACTGAAGAAGAACTTGGAAAGCCAGTAGGCAGCGATATTGAGCAGGGTAAAAATACATACCCAAGTATGCTTGGTATTGACAAAAGCCGTGAGCTTGCTCAGGCACTGACAGATGATGCGGTAGCGCAGATCGCAGTGTATGACGGGGCAGAAGCACAGTTTTTGCGTAGGCTTGCCCAGTACATTGTTGACAGAGTTACATAA
- the xseA gene encoding exodeoxyribonuclease VII large subunit, whose protein sequence is MSQIFTVRELTDALKKTLEGAFPFVWVRGQVSNLSRPASGHMYFSLKDTDAVLNCVWFKGNQRGDERFDPLTGEVFEDGPRPSLARTMQNGTEIMCAGRLNVYPPRGSYQLVVELAQDVGLGKLFMEFEELKKKLSAKGFFESMRKRSLPYHPEKVAVITAPSGAAIQDFLRISGARGWGAQIRIYPALVQGDLAAGQLVKQMDKINAEEWADVIVLIRGGGSIEDLWAFNDETLAEKIFGSKIPVIAGVGHEVDTTIADMTADVRAATPSHAAQLLWPERSMLIQSLDELEIRLARKMEHQLGTKEHSLSTLERGLGWLSPVQRLGRLDEQFVGLTDRLDRAMTLKLEHTERVVKYSEERIKRAFGEDAISYQLQKVHSLESRLQWAGDGMLTTAERSLDRAAIMLESLDPRKPLERGYSLVQKADGKFVRSVDDVAKGEHLNVMVADGSVGVQVNSMEKNGSEG, encoded by the coding sequence ATGAGCCAGATTTTTACAGTCCGAGAATTAACAGACGCCCTTAAGAAGACTCTTGAGGGTGCATTTCCGTTTGTGTGGGTACGCGGTCAGGTGTCTAACCTTTCGCGTCCAGCTTCCGGTCATATGTATTTTTCTCTCAAAGACACGGACGCGGTGCTGAACTGCGTCTGGTTTAAGGGGAACCAACGCGGCGATGAGCGGTTCGATCCCCTTACTGGTGAAGTTTTTGAGGATGGCCCGCGTCCTAGTCTTGCCCGTACTATGCAAAATGGTACCGAGATTATGTGCGCTGGCAGACTGAACGTGTACCCGCCGCGCGGTAGCTATCAACTGGTTGTTGAGCTGGCGCAGGATGTTGGGCTCGGTAAGCTCTTTATGGAATTTGAAGAGCTGAAGAAAAAGCTGAGCGCAAAAGGATTCTTTGAATCCATGCGAAAACGTTCGTTGCCGTATCACCCTGAGAAAGTAGCTGTTATTACGGCTCCGTCCGGTGCGGCGATACAGGACTTTTTGCGCATATCCGGTGCCCGTGGCTGGGGTGCCCAGATTCGTATCTATCCTGCCTTGGTGCAGGGCGATCTTGCTGCAGGGCAGCTTGTAAAGCAGATGGATAAGATCAACGCTGAGGAATGGGCAGATGTTATCGTGCTCATTCGTGGTGGTGGTTCTATTGAAGATTTGTGGGCGTTTAATGATGAAACGCTTGCTGAAAAAATTTTTGGTTCTAAAATTCCAGTTATTGCTGGTGTGGGACATGAAGTCGATACTACTATCGCTGATATGACTGCGGATGTCCGCGCTGCCACACCAAGCCATGCCGCTCAGTTGCTGTGGCCTGAACGTTCCATGTTGATTCAATCTCTTGATGAACTTGAGATTCGACTGGCTCGTAAGATGGAACATCAACTGGGTACAAAAGAGCATAGCTTGAGTACTCTCGAACGTGGGCTCGGCTGGCTGTCACCTGTGCAGCGTTTAGGGCGTCTGGATGAGCAGTTTGTCGGACTGACCGATCGTCTCGATAGGGCTATGACGCTGAAGCTGGAACATACTGAGCGTGTTGTAAAATACAGCGAAGAGCGAATTAAGCGAGCGTTTGGTGAAGATGCAATAAGCTACCAATTGCAGAAAGTGCATAGCTTGGAAAGCCGACTGCAATGGGCAGGTGACGGAATGCTTACAACTGCGGAACGTTCACTTGATCGTGCAGCTATTATGTTGGAAAGCCTTGATCCGCGTAAACCGTTGGAGCGAGGATACAGTCTGGTACAAAAAGCTGATGGTAAATTTGTTCGCAGCGTCGATGACGTTGCAAAGGGTGAGCACCTGAACGTGATGGTTGCAGATGGTTCTGTGGGCGTACAGGTTAACTCAATGGAAAAAAATGGGAGTGAAGGATGA
- the dxs gene encoding 1-deoxy-D-xylulose-5-phosphate synthase — protein sequence MPDKSQSSPRLLDSINLPSDVRKLDQAQLEQLAEELREEIISTVSQTGGHLAPSLGVVELTLALMSVFDFDHDKLVWDVGHQAYAWKLLTGRKDNFHTLRKKDGVSGFPKIAESEYDHFGVGHSSTSISAALGMAVARDLSGKKNEVISIIGDGSMTAGLAFEGLNLAGHTDKKMLVILNDNEMSISKNVGAMSHFMSRNLSSRWVRRFKKDVETILNAVPAIGEEMLNYARKSELSLKSFFTPGMLFEAFEFNYMGPIDGHDIKALQRAFRLYQDLDEPVLLHVLTKKGKGYAPAESNPTFFHGVGQFEPETGQAKKVAKVNSVPTYTDVFGDTLCQLAKQDDRIMAITAAMPEGTGTACFEKKFPDRFIDVGICEQHAVTFAAGLATQGYRPFVAIYSTFMQRAYDQIVHDVCLQNLPVTFCLDRGGLVGEDGPTHHGVFDLSFMRHIPNMTVLVPSSEAELADCMATALTHDGPVAIRYPRGAGYGVPLKAKPEPFVLGTGEIMIQGEGVAVISVGSRTYPAIEAVKELAAETGKQATVFNARCVKPLPEKQLLELAKTHDSLLLLEENVLQGGFSSAVLEFLSDSDALGNCRIKRLGIPDEWIEHGTQVELREQLGINTSGIKKAVQELFDKK from the coding sequence ATGCCAGATAAGAGCCAATCTTCTCCTCGCCTATTGGACAGCATCAATTTGCCGTCCGATGTACGTAAGCTTGATCAAGCTCAGCTTGAGCAGCTTGCCGAGGAGTTGCGCGAAGAGATAATTTCCACAGTTTCCCAGACAGGTGGTCACCTTGCCCCTTCTCTTGGAGTGGTTGAATTGACCCTTGCATTGATGTCAGTTTTTGATTTTGATCATGACAAATTGGTATGGGATGTCGGGCATCAAGCGTATGCATGGAAACTGCTTACTGGACGTAAGGATAATTTTCATACACTGAGAAAAAAAGACGGTGTAAGTGGTTTTCCTAAGATTGCAGAAAGTGAGTACGATCATTTTGGCGTAGGGCATTCTTCTACTTCCATTTCCGCTGCATTAGGCATGGCTGTTGCTCGCGATCTTTCCGGCAAAAAGAATGAAGTAATCTCCATTATCGGAGATGGCTCCATGACCGCTGGTCTTGCCTTTGAAGGGCTTAATCTGGCGGGGCATACAGATAAAAAAATGCTCGTTATCCTCAACGATAATGAGATGTCCATTTCCAAAAACGTCGGGGCAATGTCCCACTTTATGTCTCGCAACTTGTCTTCTCGCTGGGTGCGTCGATTTAAGAAAGATGTTGAGACAATCCTCAATGCGGTTCCTGCCATTGGCGAAGAAATGCTTAACTATGCTCGCAAAAGTGAACTTAGTTTAAAGAGTTTCTTTACGCCCGGAATGCTGTTTGAAGCATTCGAATTTAACTACATGGGACCGATTGACGGACACGATATTAAAGCGCTGCAACGTGCATTCAGACTTTATCAGGATTTGGATGAGCCAGTGCTGCTGCATGTTCTCACCAAAAAGGGCAAGGGCTATGCTCCTGCTGAATCCAACCCGACATTTTTCCACGGTGTAGGGCAGTTTGAACCGGAAACCGGTCAGGCGAAAAAAGTCGCTAAGGTTAATTCTGTACCGACGTACACAGATGTGTTTGGCGATACGTTGTGCCAGTTAGCAAAGCAGGATGATCGCATTATGGCGATTACTGCGGCAATGCCTGAAGGTACTGGAACAGCTTGTTTTGAAAAGAAATTTCCTGATCGCTTCATTGATGTAGGCATCTGTGAACAGCATGCTGTAACATTTGCAGCAGGGCTTGCTACACAGGGATATCGTCCGTTTGTGGCGATTTATTCTACATTTATGCAGCGAGCATATGATCAGATTGTTCATGATGTCTGTTTACAGAATCTGCCAGTAACATTCTGTCTGGATCGTGGTGGTCTTGTGGGTGAAGATGGACCTACGCATCATGGTGTGTTTGATTTGAGCTTCATGCGCCATATTCCGAATATGACGGTGCTTGTTCCTTCAAGCGAGGCTGAATTGGCAGATTGCATGGCGACTGCGCTTACTCATGACGGCCCTGTTGCTATTCGCTACCCGCGTGGTGCTGGATACGGTGTTCCGTTGAAAGCGAAACCGGAACCGTTTGTTCTTGGTACTGGCGAAATAATGATTCAGGGCGAAGGGGTCGCTGTTATTTCCGTCGGTTCCCGCACATATCCTGCCATTGAAGCAGTGAAAGAACTTGCGGCAGAAACTGGAAAGCAGGCAACCGTGTTTAATGCGCGTTGTGTAAAACCTTTGCCGGAAAAACAGTTGCTTGAGCTTGCTAAGACGCATGATTCATTGTTGCTGTTGGAAGAAAACGTTCTTCAGGGCGGTTTTTCTTCTGCGGTGCTCGAATTTTTGTCAGACAGTGATGCCTTGGGTAACTGTAGAATCAAGCGTCTGGGAATTCCTGACGAATGGATTGAGCACGGGACTCAGGTTGAATTGCGCGAGCAGTTGGGGATCAATACTAGCGGCATTAAAAAAGCTGTTCAGGAATTGTTCGATAAGAAGTAA